A window from Gossypium raimondii isolate GPD5lz chromosome 7, ASM2569854v1, whole genome shotgun sequence encodes these proteins:
- the LOC105795203 gene encoding pentatricopeptide repeat-containing protein At2g03380, mitochondrial, with product MDSLTMRRPLEIGKKMLPVIAKESTRVHKLALHLPTGSSSPFIARLLSTLSSNPNPSKNPPRTSTAEANKTFLPTNVPSLPQSFAHQTLLHSSLSSQLKSPPNLSEAKRLHAILIVNGFLNSVYADKFLGSQLVTVYVTFGFLQDALVVFDKLPQRTNLAWNAILRGFLDVGRFSRAIQFFHLMVSQGLIPDNFTYPLVFKACTELNDLEEGKKLRDFILWNESHYDMKHNVYVECAMMDMFAKCGSLSEARKIFEGIREKDLACWSALICGNVQSGEWLEALSLFKRMVLEGLRPDSVIMAAILPACGRLEDMEMGPTLHGCAIRCGFNSDLYVSNALMDMYCKCSATHFAYSLFSNMDNKDAVSWSTLIAGYSQNCQYLESLQLYLMMNDAEIRTNAVIAATVLPVLSKLKLLKHGKEMHGYILKQGFESDVVVGAALIEFYANCKSMIKAEHVFRLMSDRDITLWNSIVVGYSLNGEIDLAFQIFQRIWDFNLKPNSITLVSILPICSKIGALRYGKEIHAFATRSGLGTAVSVGNALIDMYCKCGSLELAVRVFNQVKERNIVTYNTIISAHGIYGLGEHVFQFFEEMKEARIKPNKVTFIALLTACSHCGLVDRGWSMCHAMVYDYNIPLDMEHYSCIVDLLGRAGHLDDAYDLIKKMPVEPDMNILGSLLGACRVHNRVDLAECLEKHILEKNQKDSGHYALLSNIYSSTGRWKDALKVRTMIKEKRLPKRPGSSWIEVGSRMYMFHATQSELGKIQDILQKLLLGMRNEGYMPDPSFPSDDLQYDVNDLTNFDAS from the coding sequence ATGGATTCTTTAACAATGCGTCGCCCCCTCGAAATTGGAAAGAAGATGTTGCCGGTAATAGCCAAAGAATCAACCAGGGTTCACAAACTAGCACTTCATTTACCTACAGGATCATCATCCCCTTTTATTGCCAGACTATTGTCAACCCTCTCCTCTAACCCAAATCCAAGCAAAAACCCACCTCGTACTTCCACTGCTGAAGCTAACAAAACCTTTCTTCCCACAAATGTTCCATCTTTGCCACAGTCATTCGCTCATCAAACTCTTTTGCATAGCTCCCTATCCTCTCAACTTAAGTCACCGCCGAATCTTTCTGAAGCCAAAAGGTTACATGCTATTTTGATTGTCAATGGATTCTTAAACTCCGTCTATGCTGATAAGTTCCTTGGTTCACAGCTTGTTACTGTTTATGTTACCTTTGGCTTCTTACAAGATGCACTGGTTGTGTTTGATAAGTTGCCCCAAAGGACTAATCTTGCATGGAATGCAATCCTGAGAGGCTTTCTTGACGTGGGTCGCTTTTCCAGGGCAATTCAGTTCTTTCACTTGATGGTTAGTCAAGGACTGATTCCTGATAATTTCACTTACCCACTTGTTTTCAAGGCTTGTACTGAGTTGAATGATCTTGAAGAAGGTAAGAAGCTTCGAGATTTTATTCTGTGGAATGAGAGTCACTATGATATGAAACACAATGTTTATGTTGAATGTGCCATGATGGATATGTTTGCCAAGTGTGGCAGTCTAAGTGAAGCCCGAAAGATTTTTGAAGGAATAAGAGAGAAAGATTTAGCATGCTGGAGTGCGCTGATCTGTGGGAATGTGCAGAGTGGAGAGTGGCTCGAGGCGTTGTCTCTATTTAAAAGGATGGTATTAGAGGGCCTAAGACCTGATTCAGTAATTATGGCTGCCATTCTTCCAGCTTGCGGCCGACTGGAAGATATGGAAATGGGACCGACCCTTCACGGATGTGCTATAAGGTGTGGTTTTAACAGTGATTTGTATGTCTCTAATGCTCTGATGGATATGTATTGCAAATGCAGTGCCACTCATTTTGCCTACTCTTTATTTTCTAACATGGACAATAAGGATGCAGTCTCTTGGAGTACCTTGATTGCTGGTTATTCACAGAATTGCCAGTACCTTGAGAGTTTGCAGCTGTATCTCATGATGAATGATGCAGAAATAAGAACGAATGCAGTTATTGCTGCAACTGTTCTTCCCGTATTGTCCAAGCTCAAACTGTTGAAGCACGGAAAGGAGATGCATGGTTACATCCTAAAACAAGGGTTTGAATCTGATGTTGTTGTTGGAGCTGCACTGATTGAATTTTATGCCAATTGTAAGTCAATGATTAAAGCAGAGCATGTTTTTAGGTTAATGTCAGATAGGGACATTACATTATGGAATTCAATAGTCGTTGGATATTCTTTAAATGGTGAGATTGATTTAGCATTTCAGATTTTTCAGAGAATATGGGATTTCAATCTCAAACCAAATTCGATAACCCTGGTCAGCATTCTTCCAATTTGCTCAAAGATTGGAGCTCTGAGATATGGGAAAGAAATTCATGCCTTTGCAACCAGAAGTGGTCTTGGAACAGCAGTTTCTGTTGGAAATGCTCTAATAGATATGTACTGCAAATGTGGGAGTCTTGAACTTGCAGTAAGAGTTTTCAATCAGGTGAAGGAAAGGAATATAGTGACATACAACACAATAATCTCTGCTCATGGGATTTATGGACTTGGAGAACATGTTTTTCAGTTCTTTGAGGAAATGAAGGAGGCAAGAATTAAACCCAATAAAGTCACATTTATCGCGCTCTTGACAGCTTGCAGTCATTGTGGTCTTGTTGATAGAGGCTGGTCAATGTGTCATGCTATGGTGTATGATTACAATATTCCACTAGACATGGAACATTACTCGTGCATTGTGGACCTTCTTGGTAGAGCAGGGCACCTTGATGATGCATATgatcttataaaaaaaatgccAGTGGAACCTGACATGAACATTTTGGGAAGCTTGCTTGGTGCCTGCAGAGTTCATAATAGGGTTGACCTGGCTGAGTGTTTAGAGAAGCATATTCTAGAGAAAAATCAGAAAGATTCAGGCCATTATGCTCTGTTATCCAATATATATTCTTCCACAGGAAGATGGAAAGATGCCCTGAAGGTCAGAACAATGATAAAAGAGAAGCGTCTGCCAAAGAGACCTGGAAGTAGCTGGATTGAGGTAGGTTCTAGAATGTATATGTTCCATGCTACGCAGTCCGAATTAGGTAAGATTCAAGACATTTTGCAAAAGCTATTGTTGGGGATGAGGAATGAAGGATATATGCCTGATCCAAGTTTCCCATCTGATGATCTTCAGTATGACGTTAATgatttgacaaattttgatgCTAGCTGA
- the LOC105795211 gene encoding transcription factor PHYTOCHROME INTERACTING FACTOR-LIKE 15 — protein sequence MASDLPNVPSMRDPDFMELVWENGQVLIRGLSSKVTQKSSPFSSRSTANGSKDGGVADSTFAHPISGLSSLSKLDRQGVDANIVPVNNFNRLKSSYVPKQLVEDEVPCSSLQQFKGSKEEKDRVNFSILRSNHASSGAMSTPGLAAGAEDLQGNKVRSAPPMSSNIPFGNEGDFMAKRMRPTLPDSEPLKESFPDEQSEAVPNTRLAPDDTAFKGNPDQMVASSSLCSRGASNCPTYTFKRRYEDTDLSKNTTMEEAEGTTKAAPVPRGSKGAKRKRKTEVHNLSERRRRDKINKKMRALKELIPNCNKVDKASMLDEAIEYLKTLQLQVQMMSIGNGVYMPPMMFPLPSAMQHINAQHLGGYSPMALGMGMRMQMGLGCGAPPQFPTSLMTGAPAVPGNPEARFNMLGFPDQMLLRSMSHSPFLSSAASFTPQSVQPPAAVVSQSAAPPAAQVDLLGGANPLSTSKDSYPTH from the exons ATGGCATCCGACTTGCCCAATGTACCTTCCAT GCGCGATCCTGATTTCATGGAGCTGGTATGGGAAAATGGTCAAGTTCTCATTCGAGGTTTATCGTCCAAGGTAACTCAAAAGAGTTCCCCGTTCTCATCGCGTTCTACTGCGAATGGATCAAAGGATGGGGGGGTTGCAGATTCCACCTTCGCCCATCCCATATCAGGTCTCTCCAGTCTCTCAAAACTGGATCGTCAAGGCGTGGATGCTAATATTGTTCCAGTAAACAACTTCAATCGGTTAAAATCAAGCTACGTGCCCAAGCAACTTGTAGAAGACGAGGTACCTTGCTCTTCCTTGCAGCAGTTTAAGGGATCAAAGGAGGAAAAAGATAGGGTGAACTTTTCCATCTTAAGATCAAACCATGCAAGCTCTGGTGCAATGAGCACTCCAGGATTAGCTGCAGGTGCTGAGGATTTACAAGGCAATAAAGTCAGATCTGCGCCTCCAATGAGTAGCAACATTCCCTTTGGAAATGAAGGTGATTTCATGGCGAAGCGAATGAGGCCAACGTTACCAGATTCTGAGCCTCTAAAAGAATCATTCCCTGATGAGCAATCCGAAGCTGTTCCAAATACGAGATTAGCGCCGGATGATACAGCTTTTAAGGGAAATCCAGACCAAATGGTGGCATCGTCTTCATTATGTTCCCGTGGGGCTTCAAATTGTCCCACGTACACTTTTAAAAGGAGATATGAAGACACTGATCTCAGTAAA AATACAACAATGGAAGAAGCCGAGGGAACGACAAAAGCAGCGCCAGTTCCACGGGGAAGCAAAGGTgctaagagaaagagaaaaacagaAGTTCACAACCTATCTGAACGG AGGCGAAGAGATAAAATCAACAAGAAGATGCGTGCATTGAAAGAGCTTATACCCAACTGTAATAAG GTGGATAAAGCTTCGATGCTTGATGAAGCAATCGAGTATTTAAAGACCCTTCAGCTTCAAGTTCAG ATGATGTCAATAGGAAATGGGGTATATATGCCACCGATGATGTTCCCTTTGCCATCGGCAATGCAACATATAAACGCACAGCATTTGGGTGGGTATTCTCCCATGGCACTTGGGATGGGTATGAGAATGCAAATGGGTCTTGGGTGCGGCGCCCCACCACAGTTCCCAACTTCACTAATGACAGGAGCCCCAGCTGTGCCTGGGAATCCGGAAGCTAGATTCAACATGCTTGGGTTTCCTGATCAGATGTTACTAAGGTCCATGTCACATTCACCTTTTTTATCTTCGGCTGCCAGTTTCACCCCACAGTCGGTCCAGCCACCTGCGGCTGTGGTTTCGCAATCTGCTGCTCCTCCTGCGGCGCAAGTGGACCTTCTAGGTGGTGCTAATCCACTTTCGACATCTAAGGATTCATATCCAACACATTAA